The Lichenihabitans psoromatis genomic interval AAAGCCCCGATGTCGCGGTCGCGACTGTGGTCAAGCAGGGCGACCTGATCCCGTCCACCGAAGAAAGCTTCAACCATTCGGCACGGGTGTGCCGCATCGGACCGGACAACAAGCTCTATATCGCGCTTGGGCAGCCCTATAACGTCTATGCCAAGGACAAATACGACATCTACTACAAGGCCGGAATGGGCGGCATCATCCGAATGGATCGCGACGGCAGCAATCGCGAAGTCTATGCCCACGGCATCCGCAACTCGGTCGGGATGGACTTCAACCCGAAAGACAAGACCCTCTGGTTCACCGACAACCAGGTCGATGGCATGGGCGATGACCAGCCCGCGGGCGAGATCAACCACATCACCAAGGCCGGCGAAAACTTCGGCTTTCCCTGGTACGGTGGCGGCCACACCCGCACGGTCGAATATAAAGACGAGACGCCGCCCGCCGATGTGGTCTTCCCGGTTGTCGAGGAAGCGGCGCATGCGGCCGACCTCGGCATGATGGTCTACACCGGCAAGATGTTCCCGAAGGAGTATCAGGGCGCGATCTTCTCGGCTCAACACGGGTCGTGGAACCGCACTGAGCCGGTCGGCGCACGCGTGATGGTCACCAAAGTCACGGCGGACGGCACCGCGCCGGAGGGCTCAAAGCCGTTCGCGGAGGGTTGGCTCGACGAGGATGGTGAATATACCGGCCGCCCGGTCGACGTCGCACAGATGCGGGACGGTTCGCTGCTGGTTTCGGACGACCTTGCCGGCGCGGTGTACCGGATCACCTACGAGACGCCCTAATCGGCGCAGGCGCACGACGCGGCGTCATCAACCCATCAGGAGCCGGGCCGTTTTCCCAAGGGAGGCTGCCCGACCCTGTTTTGTGATCTGAAGGGACAATTGGCATGAGGGCTCGCACGCTGCGGCAAATGACACTTGGTCTGGTGGTCGGCCTGCTATCGTTATCATCTCTGGCCCGGGCCGACGGTGACGCGAAAGCCGGAGCCCTGAAGATCAAGACGCTGCAATGTATCAGCTGCCACGGTCGCGACGGCATATCCAAGCTGCCCGAAGCGCCCAATCTCGCCGGACAGGTCGACCCTTATCTCATCACGTCCCTGACGGCGTACCGGAGCGGCGCCCGCAAGAACGAGATCATGTCGGTCATCGCGGAGAAACTGACCGACGTCGATATCGCCGATCTCGCGGCCTATTATTCCGCCATCGAGATCAACGTAACGCCGCCCGCCAAGCCCTGAACGCCCATCCTCAACGGTCTCAAAAACGGTCGGTGTGGCATGTTGATTGCTACCGATCAGTCGCGATGATGATGGATGTGACATGCAGGTAGTCGAAGGCGAACTGCCCTTCCGGGGGTTTTCGACGTGGTACCGGGTGACCGGCGATCTCGCGAGCGGCAGGACCCCGCTGGTGGTGGCCCATGGGGGGCCGGGCTGCACACACGATTATGTCGATAGCTACAAGGATCTGGCCTTAACCGGCCGCGCGGTGATCCATTACGATCAGATCGGCAACGGCCGATCGACCCATCTGCGCGACCGCGGCGCCGATTTCTGGACCGTCGATTTCTTCCTGGCTGAACTCGACAACCTCCTGACGCAACTCGGTCTTTTGAATCGCTATCACCTGCTCGGCCAATCCTGGGGCGGCATGCTGGGAGCCGAACATGCAGTGCTTCGCCCCGCCGGCCTTAGGGCTCTCGTGATCGCCAACTCGCCCGCCTCGATGGCGCTCTGGGTCAGCGAGGCGAACCGGCTCCGGGCCGAATTGCCGCCGGAGCTGCAGGCCACGCTGCTGCTGCACGAGCAGGACCTGACCACGGATCATCCCGATTACGTCGCGGCCACCCAGGCGTTCTATGTTCGCCATGTGTGCCGGCTGGACCCGTGGCCGGCCGAGGTGGTCCGCACCTTCGAGGCGATGGTGTCGGACCCGACCGTCTATTCGACCATGAACGGCCCGAACGAGTTCCACGTCATCGGCACGCTCCGCGACTGGACCGTGATCGACCGGCTCGATCGTATCGTCGCACCGACCCTGCTGATCTCCGGCCGCTTCGACGAAGCCACGCCGGCGACCGTCCAACCGTTCGCCGACCGCATCGCCGACGTGCGATGGACGATCTTCGAGCAATCCTCCCACATGCCGCATGTCGAGGAACGCGCCGCCTGCATGGCGACCGTCGGCGCTTTCCTGACTGCCCATGACTGATCTTTAGGCAATCGGCCGCTTCTTCGTTCAACAAGGACCGTTCATGACCCTGACTTCGCTTCTTTCCGCTACCATCCTGTCCCTGGGTGTTCTGGCCGCCACCCCCGTCCTCGCCGCCGACACGCGCGCCGATCTTATGACCCAACATCGTGGCGGGACGCTCAAGCTGAACGCCCACGGCTCTGCCGGGACGATCGATCCGCAGATCAATTACGAGACGGAATTCTGGACGATCTTCTACGTCACGAATGACGGGCTGCTCGGTTTCAAGAAGGTCGAGGGCAAGGAGAGCAACACGGTCGTGCCGGATCTTGCCGAGGCGCTGCCGAAGCCGGAAGACGGCGGCAAGACCTATGTGTTCAAGCTGCGCGATGGCTTGAAATTCTCAAACGGCAAGGACATCACGCCCGCCGATGTCGTCGCCTCGTTCCAGCGCATCTTCAAGGTATCGAGTCCGACGGCCGGATCGTTCTATAACGGCATCGTCGGTGCCGATGCTTGCTTGAAGGAGGCCGCGACCTGCACGTTGAAAGACGGCGTCGTGGCCGACGACAAGGCCCGCACCATCACGTTCCACCTGACCCAGCCGGATGCGGAGTTCTTCTACAAACTCTCGGTCCCGCATGCCACCATCTTGCCGGCCGACACGGTCGCGAAGGATCTCGGCACGACACCGCCGGTCGCGACCGGGCCTTATATGATCACGAGCTACGATCCGGATCACGGGATGAAGCTGGTTCGGAACCCCTACTTTAAGGAGTTCAGCGTCGACGCGCAGCCCGACGGCTACGTCGACGATATCGACTACAACTTCGGTCTCGACGATCAGGCCGGCCTCACGGCTGTGCTGAACGATCAAGCGGACTGGACCTTCGATCCGCCGCCGAGCGATCGGTTGGGCGAACTCGGCAGCAAATATGCCAAGCAGGTCCGCATCCACCCGCTGCTGGCCTATTACTACTTGCCGATGAACACCAACTTGCCGCCCTTCAACAACATCAAGGCGCGTCAGGCCGTCGCCTATGCGATCGACCGCAAGGCTGTCGTCGGCCTGTGGGGCGGACCGAACCTTGCGTCGCCTCTCTGCCAACAACTGCCGGTCGGCATGGCGGGTCACGAAGATTATTGCCCCTACACGCTGAACCCGGGCACCAAATGGACCGCGCCTGATCTCGAAAAGGCTAAGCAACTGGTCGAAGAAAGCGGCACAAAAGGCCAGCAGGTGACCCTGATCGGTGACGACAAGGCCGTGCCGAAGGCGATTGCGACCTATGTGCAGGGCGTGTTGCGCGACATCGGCTATGACGCCAGCCTCAAGGTCGTGTCGCACAACATCCAATTCACCTATCTGCAGAACACCAACAACAAGATGCAGATCGGCGTCAGCGATTGGTATCAGGATTACCCGGCTCCCTCGGACTTCCTCAACGTGCTGTTCGGCTGCGACTCGTTCCATCCCGGATCGGATTCGTCGATCAACATGTCGGGCTGGTGCGACAAGGGCGTCGATGCCGAGATGAAGCAGGCCATGCTGACGGCCGTCACGGATGACGCCGCCGCCAACAAGATGTGGGGCAAGATCGACAAGGAAATCACCGACGCGGCACCCGCCGTCGCGTTGTTCCAGCCCAAACAGATCGACGTCATCTCGAAGCGGGTCGGCAATTTCGTCTACACCGACCAATTCCACATGCTGTTCTCGGCCGCCTGGGTCAAGTAAGGGCGACCGAGCCTTGACCCTCGCATCCGGCGACGTTGCGGCCTCGGCCGCGACGTCCACCCGCCAGCGCGCTCATCGGGGCCCCTGGGCGACGGCGATGCGAAAGCTTCGCCGCGATCATGCGGCCATGACGGCCCTCGCGGCCCTCATGCTCATTATCCTGGTCTGCGTGGCGGCCCCGCTCTACGCCAATGCCGTGGCGCATACCGACCCCTTCGCGTCGAACTTGAGCGGATCGATCACGCTCAACGGCCAGGAGGTGCCGATCATGGCGGCAGAAACCGAGGGTCTGGGACTCGGCACAACCCCGCTCGGCCCGACCTGGACCGGGCAGTATTTCTTTGGAGCGGATTCGCAAGGTCGCGACGTCATGGCCCGGCTGCTCTACGGCGGCCGAAATTCGCTCATCATAGCCGGTAGCGCAACCATGCTGACCCTGGTGCTGGCCGCGCTGGTCGGTATTGTAGCTGGCTTCTTCGGCGGCTGGACCGATGTCGTCCTGTCGCGATTGCTCGACGTGCTCTGGGCCTTTCCGGTCTATCTCCTCGCGATCTCGCTTTCGATCGTGACGATCGGTCATGGCCTGTCGATCGGCCCTGTCTCGATCGCATCCGACAGTCTGCTGCTGCCCATCGCGATCATCGGCATTATCTATGTGCCCTATGTGGCGCGGCCGATCCGTGGACAGGTGCTGCAACTCAAGCAAAGCGAGTTCGTGCTGGCCGCGACCGGGCTTGGCGTGCCGCCCTGGCGCATTCTCTGGGTGGATATCCTGCCCAACATCATGTCGACCCTGATCGTCTTCGCGCCGCTGACCATCGCGCTCAACATGATCATCGAAAGCGCGCTGTCCTTCCTGTCGATCGGCGTGCAATCGCCGGCCGCCTCCTGGGGCACCATCATCGAAGACGGCCAGGGCCTGCTCTACACCCGCCCGCTCGTCGCCATCGCGCCCGGCGTCGCGATCGTGCTCACGGTTCTGGCCCTCAACGTGTTCGGCGATGGGGTTCGCGATGCGCTTGATCCGCGCGCCAAGCTGCGGGTGAGAGACTGATGGGCTTCGTGTTGCTGCGCCGGCTCGGCGACATGCTCTTCGTCATGGTCGGGATTTCGATCCTGGTCTTCCTGATCTTTTTTGCGACGCCCGGCACCGACCCGGCCGCGCGGATCGCGGGCCGCAACGCCTCCCCCGAGGTGCTGGAAGCCGTGCGGCACGATTTCGGCTTCGATCGGCCGCTCTGGGTGCAATATCTGCTTTTGATGAAGCGGCTCTTCATCACCGGCGATCTGACATCCTTCGTCAATCGCGGCCAAAAGGTCATTCCGTCCATCATGCATGCGGTGCCGGTCACGATGTCGCTGCTGATCGGCGCCGCGATCATCTGGGTCGTGTTCTCGATCCTGATCGGCGTGCTGGCCGCCGTCACGCGCGGCAGCGCCCTCGACAAGGGCTTGATGATCCTCGGCCTCATCGGGATCTCCATGCCGGTCTTCTGGGTCGGCGAGGTCGCCAATCTCATCACCCAGAGCCGCTATCACGACACCTGGCTCTTCTCCTGGGTGCCGGCCCTCGGCTACGTGCCGCTGGTCGATGATCCGGTCGGCTGGTTCAAGGCGCTGGTGATTCCCTGGTTCACGCTCGCGATCCTCTATATCGGGCTCTACGGCCGCGTGCTGCGCGCCAGCCTGATCGAAGCCTACCAAGAAGACTTCATCCGCACGGCGCGGGCCAAAGGCCTCAGCGAAAGCCGCATTCTATTTCGCCACGCGCTGCGAACCTCGCTCATCACCTTCGTGTCGTTGTTCGGGCTGGATTTTGGCGTGCTGGTCGGAGGCGGCACATTGTTGACCGAGATCGTCTTCGGCCTGCAGGGCGTCGGGTTCCTGACCTTCAACGCGCTGGGCAATCTCGACCTACCGATGATTATGGCGACCGTCATGTATGCCTCCTTCTTCGTGGTCGCGGCCAATGCGGTCGTCGACATCGTCTATGCGTCGCTCGATCCCCGCGTGAGGGCCGGCCGTGCTTGATCTGGCGACTACCCCGCCGACGACGCCCGAGCCCGTGCTGCGGGTCGAGAACCTGTCGGTGTCGTTCCGAACCGAGCAGGGTCCCATGAAGGGAGTCGACGGCGTCTCCTTCACGGTCGCGCCCGGGGAACTCGTCTCGATCGTCGGCGAATCCGGTTCCGGCAAGTCGCTCACGTCGCTGGCCGTGATGGGGCTGATCAACGACCCCAACGCGATCGTGACCGGGTCGATCCGCTACAGGGGCCGCGAACTCATCGGCCTGTCGCGCCAAGCGCTCCGCGCGGTCCGAGGCGACGAGATCGCCATGATCTTCCAAGACCCGATGACCGCGATGACGCCGGTCTATACGATCGGCTGGCAGATCGCCGAGCAGATCCGCGCGCATCAGAGCCTCACCCGCAAGCAGGCCCATGCCCGCGCGATCGAGCTGCTCGGCGACATGGGCATTCCCAACCCGAGCGTCGCGGTCGACCGGTTCCCGCATCAATTGTCGGGCGGCATGCGACAGCGCGCCATGATCGCGATGGCGCTGTCGTGTAATCCCTCGCTGCTGATCGCCGATGAACCCACGACCGCGCTCGACGTGACCGTGCAGGCTCAAATCCTCCGCTTGATCGAGCAACTGCGCCACGATCATGCCTCGTCGATCATCCTGATCACCCATGACATGGGCGTGGTGGCCGAGGTGGCCGACCGCGTCATGGTGATGTATTCGGGCCGCATCGTCGAACAGGGCCCCAAGCTGCCGGTCTTCATCGAGCCCGGCCACCCCTATACGACCGGCTTGCTGCAATCCATTCCGCCCATGTCCGGCATCAAGCCACGCCGCTTGACGGCCATTCCCGGCGTGCCGCCCTCGATCGCCGATCGTCCGATCGGCTGCCGCTTCTCGCCGCGCTGCATGCACCGTTATGCGCCATGCGTCGTCGACCCGCCGCTGTTCCGGCGCGGCCAGCAGGACATCGCCTGCTATCTGGCCGAAACCACGGCCGCCACCGCACTCACGGCGGAGGTCGGCGCATGAGCGACGACGTCCTGCTCGAAGCCCGGCATCTCTCGAAGCATTTCCACCTCGGCGGCCGTTTCACCGCGGGCGGCCGGCGCACGCTGCGGGCCGTCGACGACGTGTCGCTGACGGTCCGGCGTGGCGAAACGCTCGGTCTGGTCGGCGAATCCGGCTGTGGCAAGTCGACGCTCGGCCGCTGCCTGCTCCGCCTTTACGACCCTTCGAGCGGCACAGTCTTGTTCGAAGGCACGGACATCACGCAAGCCAGCACGCGCGACTTACGCGCGTTGCGGCCGCGCATGCAGATGGTGTTCCAGGATCCCTATGCGTCGCTGAACCCACGACGCCGCGTCGGCCAACTCGTGGCCGAACCATTACGGGTTCATCCTGGCCCGGATGGCAAAAACCGCTCGGACGCCGCGATCCGGGATCGCCTGCATGAGTTGATGGATCTCGTCGGCCTCTCGCGTGAACATCTCGATCGCTTTCCGCATGAATTTTCCGGTGGTCAGCGCCAGCGGATCGGTATCGCGCGGGCGCTCGCACTCGAACCCTCGCTGATCGTGGCGGACGAATCCGTCTCGGCGCTCGACGTCTCGGTGCAGGCGCAGGTCGTCAACCTGTTCATGGATCTGCAGGACCGGCTCGGCATCACCTATGTGTTTATCGCGCATGATCTCAGCGTCATTCGGCAGGTGTCCCAGCGCACCGCCGTCATGTATCTCGGCGCTCTGGTCGAAACCGGCCCGACCGACGTCGTGTTTCAGACACCCGCCCACCCCTATACGGGCGCGCTGATCTCGGCGGTGCCGCAGGCCGACGTGCGGGCGCCCCGGCGCGAGAAGATCATTCTGCGCGGCGACGTTCCGAGCCCGATGAACCCGCCCTCCGGGTGCCGCTTCCACACCCGCTGCCCCAAGGCGGAGGATCGGTGCCGCGTCGAGCCGCCGCCACTACGGCCGATGGGCCACGACCGTTATGCAGCCTGCCACTTTCCGCTGATCTGACCGGCTCTCTCCTCGGACGACAAAAAGCCAACCGGCGACCGACAATCGTGCTCTAAAGGACGCTGGGGCCTCGCAGCGGACGGCCCCGGAGCACCGAAGCGTCATGAAAGAACTCCACCGCGCCATCATCACGCGCATCATCAGCGACGCGGTGGGAGAGGGCTACGCGCTCGACGTGTTCAACGGCGAAGAGACGATGCTGCGCCACAGCCGCGACGAGCGCGCCATTATGGACGCGCTCGCCAGCACCAGCGAAGACCAGTTGCGCTTTCGCCGGGACGGCAAGCGCGTCGGGGTCGTCCGGCTCGTCTATGCCAATGACGGATGGGGCGTCGCCAACGAATATACCCCCGTGCTCGAGCCGGTAATGATCGGCGCCCGCAACGTGGCCGACGGTATATTTTCGCGCTAACGCGGGACCAGCTTTCTCCGAGAGCGCCGACGATCGATCGAGTTCTGGCACCATGCAGGGGTGGCGACGTTATCGCATTGCCATCTCGCCGCCCTGGCGTCCATCATCCACTCTGATTGTCTACAAAACTGATGGATTAATGCGTCAACGACGTTACGGTGTGGGTCTAGCGATTGTCAGCCGACACCCCATTTGCCGGGTATCGGTCGGCCGTTCCGGAGTTCGCCATGTCCCGTCGGCACATGATCCTCAGCGCGTTTTTCTTTAATCCGCAGGGCGATCATCGGATGTCGTGGCGACACCCGCGCGCGCCGGACGGCGAGGTGTTCGATTTCGATTTCTATCGCGGACTTGCGGAAACGGCAGAGCGGGCCAAGCTCGATACGCTGTTCGTGGCCGACCACGTCGCGATCTGGGACTCGCTGCCGAGCGGCCTCGCCCATTATGCCAATGCGCGTCTCGAACCCCTGACGCTGCTGTCGGCCCTCGCCGCTGTCACCCGCCATATCGGCTTGATCGCGACAGCATCGAGCTCCTACAGCGAACCCTATAATCTGGCCCGAACCTTTGCGTCGCTCGATCACATCAGCAAGGGGCGCGCCGGCTGGAACGTCGTGACGTCTGCGATGGACGAGGAAGCTCTGAATTTCGGCCGCGATCGCACCATCGAACATGCAAATCGCTACGATCGAGCTGCGGAATATCTCGATGTCGTCACGGCTTTGTGGGACTCGTGGGAAGACGGCGCCGTCCTCATCGACAAACAGAGCGGGTTTTTCGCCGATCCCGCGCGCGTGCACCGGATCGACCATGCTGGTCCGCATTTTCGTGTACGCGGCCCCCTCAACGTGCCGCGTCCGCCGCAGGGACATCCCGTCATCTTCCAGGCTGGATCGTCCGAGGCCGGCAAGGATCTCGCGGCCCGTTACGCGGATGTTCATTTCGCCGTCACTCGCAGCATCGAGGAGGGCCAGTCCTATCGAACCGAGTTCGATCAACGGTTGGCCAAGTTCGGCCGCACTCCGGAGAGTTTCAAGATTCTACCGGGGATTCTTCCGATCGTCGCCGCATCGGCGTCGGAGGCGGAGGAGCGACAAGCCTATCTCGAAACCCTGATGCCGGATGCGGTCGGCATCGACCTTCTGTCGAGCTGGGCTGGCATCGACCTCTCAGCTTATCCGCCCGAAGGCCCCCTGCCGCCGCTTCCCGAGGAGGCCACGTTCGATGGTGGCCGGACCGCGCTGAACCGGGTCAAGGCTTTGGCCATTCAAAACCGTTCGATCCGGGAGATCGCGCGAACGATCGCCAATTCCGGCTCGATCCCAACCGTCGCCGGCACGCCCCGCCAAGTCGCCGATCATCTCGAAGCTTGGTTCCTGGCCGGGGCGGCGGATGGGTATAATCTGATGTTTCCGCTGCTGCCGGAAGATTGGGTCAATTTTGCCGAGCAGGTCGTGCCCGACTTACAGCGGCGCGGCCTGTTTCGGCAGGACTATGAACCTGGAACTCTCCGGGATCGTTTAGCGCTGCCCCGCCCGGAGAACCGCTTCGCCACCGCACGGGCCCACCCGCCCGTAGCGTCTTGACCCGAGGTCCTCATGCCGCTTGCCACGCAACCGCATCGCGCAACCATTCCGAGCGTCGTCAATCTGCTGCAGAGCCCGAAGCGCGTGCGCGTCGTGCTTAACGGCGAGACGATCGTGGACAGCCGCGACGTTCTGATTCTTCGATCGAACCACTTTCTGCCGGTCTATTTTTTCCCGCTCGAGGCGGTGCGGCTCGGTGTGCTCATTGCGTCTGGCCGAACCGGCCGCCATCGGAGTGGTGACCCGACCGCGCTCTACGCACTGGACGTGAAGGGACGCCGCTTCACCGACGCCGCCTGGTCGTTGGCCGCGCCGAGGCGCGATCTTCTTACGCCGCTGGAGAACCGGATCGCGTTCGATTGGCATGCCATGGATGCTTGGTACGAGGAGGACGAAGAGGTCTTCGTTCATGCCCGCGACCCTTATGTGCGGGTCGACGCGCTGCAATCCTCCGCCCACATCGAGGTGGTGCTCGGTGGCGAGATCCTGGCCGAGACGCGGCGGGCCGTGCTGGTTTTCGAAACACACCTCCCGACCCGGTTCTACATCCCACCAGACGATGTCCGGATGGAGCGGCTCGTCCGTTCCGATACGCTCACCCGCTGCCCGTACAAAGGCACGGCGTCCTATTGGTCCGTCCGCATGAGGGATGGATCGATCCGTCCCGATGTCGTCTGGGATTATCGCGATCCGATCCCGGAAATCCCCAAGATCAAGGGCCTGCTCGCCTTCTACCCCGACGCGGTCGATCAGATCCGCCTCGACGGTCTGCCCGCCTGACGAGGCGCCCTCGCCCACAACGCAAGGTTTCACGATGCCAAAGCTTCCGACACTCGATCATCTGCGCCGCCTTTCGGGCGACATCTGGAATGTCGCGGTCGACGAATATGCCGCCGGTTCGCTCAATCGCCGCGACCTCATCCGCTACGCCGGTCTGATCGGCCTCACGGGTTTTGCGACGGCGCAGAATTTCGGTCTTCCCGGCGCGGCGCGCGCTCAGACAGCCGCTAAGCCCGGCGGCACGATCCGCGTGGCGTTGGACCAGCCCGCCGCGACGATCGATCCCGTGCTCGTGACCGATCCGGCCAGCATTTCGGTCATGAGCCAGGTCGGCGAATACCTGCTGTTCGACGATTCCGAAACGGGCTTGCGTCCGGCCCTGGCGTTATCGTGGGACGGCGACGACACCGCAAAGATCTGGACGTTCAAGCTCCGGCCCGACGTCAAGTTCAACGATGGGCGGGTGGTTACGGCCAAGGACGTCGTCGCGACATTCGAGCGGCTCATCGATCCGGCCAATGGCTCCTCTGCCCTCTCGGCCTATAAGGGGCTGCTGTCCAAGGGCGCCGTATCGTCGTCGGACGACCTCACCGTCACGTTCCGGCTCGATGTGCCGAACAGCAACTTCCCCTTCTATGTATCGTCCGATGTCGTCAATGCCGTGATCCTACCGGCCGACTATAAGGGCGATTTCGAGAAGAGCTTTCCGGGAACCGGCCCCTTCAAGCTCGAAGCTTTTCGCCCGAAACTTGGCGCGAGTTTCGTCCGCAACCCCGATTACTGGGGTGAGAAAGCCTTGCCGGATCGTGTCGAGATCACATTCTACAACGACCCGCAATCGCAGGTGCTGGCGCTGCAGGCCGGTCAACTCGATGTGATCCCCTACA includes:
- a CDS encoding PQQ-dependent sugar dehydrogenase, which produces MKSIWLAATAAGALLAATTAYAQSADPSTPAAPTSNGADSAGMKKLEDFHSTGAKTIPVVPQGGPKADAIKKTLATIKLPPGFKISLYAQVPDARMIAVGPQGVVTFVSTRKTKVYALTDRAKTGMADDVKEFAPTVEMKIPNGLCFSKDGILHVVEQNRVLAFPAAEFFYESPDVAVATVVKQGDLIPSTEESFNHSARVCRIGPDNKLYIALGQPYNVYAKDKYDIYYKAGMGGIIRMDRDGSNREVYAHGIRNSVGMDFNPKDKTLWFTDNQVDGMGDDQPAGEINHITKAGENFGFPWYGGGHTRTVEYKDETPPADVVFPVVEEAAHAADLGMMVYTGKMFPKEYQGAIFSAQHGSWNRTEPVGARVMVTKVTADGTAPEGSKPFAEGWLDEDGEYTGRPVDVAQMRDGSLLVSDDLAGAVYRITYETP
- a CDS encoding c-type cytochrome: MRARTLRQMTLGLVVGLLSLSSLARADGDAKAGALKIKTLQCISCHGRDGISKLPEAPNLAGQVDPYLITSLTAYRSGARKNEIMSVIAEKLTDVDIADLAAYYSAIEINVTPPAKP
- a CDS encoding proline iminopeptidase-family hydrolase, which produces MQVVEGELPFRGFSTWYRVTGDLASGRTPLVVAHGGPGCTHDYVDSYKDLALTGRAVIHYDQIGNGRSTHLRDRGADFWTVDFFLAELDNLLTQLGLLNRYHLLGQSWGGMLGAEHAVLRPAGLRALVIANSPASMALWVSEANRLRAELPPELQATLLLHEQDLTTDHPDYVAATQAFYVRHVCRLDPWPAEVVRTFEAMVSDPTVYSTMNGPNEFHVIGTLRDWTVIDRLDRIVAPTLLISGRFDEATPATVQPFADRIADVRWTIFEQSSHMPHVEERAACMATVGAFLTAHD
- a CDS encoding ABC transporter substrate-binding protein; amino-acid sequence: MTLTSLLSATILSLGVLAATPVLAADTRADLMTQHRGGTLKLNAHGSAGTIDPQINYETEFWTIFYVTNDGLLGFKKVEGKESNTVVPDLAEALPKPEDGGKTYVFKLRDGLKFSNGKDITPADVVASFQRIFKVSSPTAGSFYNGIVGADACLKEAATCTLKDGVVADDKARTITFHLTQPDAEFFYKLSVPHATILPADTVAKDLGTTPPVATGPYMITSYDPDHGMKLVRNPYFKEFSVDAQPDGYVDDIDYNFGLDDQAGLTAVLNDQADWTFDPPPSDRLGELGSKYAKQVRIHPLLAYYYLPMNTNLPPFNNIKARQAVAYAIDRKAVVGLWGGPNLASPLCQQLPVGMAGHEDYCPYTLNPGTKWTAPDLEKAKQLVEESGTKGQQVTLIGDDKAVPKAIATYVQGVLRDIGYDASLKVVSHNIQFTYLQNTNNKMQIGVSDWYQDYPAPSDFLNVLFGCDSFHPGSDSSINMSGWCDKGVDAEMKQAMLTAVTDDAAANKMWGKIDKEITDAAPAVALFQPKQIDVISKRVGNFVYTDQFHMLFSAAWVK
- a CDS encoding ABC transporter permease, which encodes MTLASGDVAASAATSTRQRAHRGPWATAMRKLRRDHAAMTALAALMLIILVCVAAPLYANAVAHTDPFASNLSGSITLNGQEVPIMAAETEGLGLGTTPLGPTWTGQYFFGADSQGRDVMARLLYGGRNSLIIAGSATMLTLVLAALVGIVAGFFGGWTDVVLSRLLDVLWAFPVYLLAISLSIVTIGHGLSIGPVSIASDSLLLPIAIIGIIYVPYVARPIRGQVLQLKQSEFVLAATGLGVPPWRILWVDILPNIMSTLIVFAPLTIALNMIIESALSFLSIGVQSPAASWGTIIEDGQGLLYTRPLVAIAPGVAIVLTVLALNVFGDGVRDALDPRAKLRVRD
- a CDS encoding ABC transporter permease → MGFVLLRRLGDMLFVMVGISILVFLIFFATPGTDPAARIAGRNASPEVLEAVRHDFGFDRPLWVQYLLLMKRLFITGDLTSFVNRGQKVIPSIMHAVPVTMSLLIGAAIIWVVFSILIGVLAAVTRGSALDKGLMILGLIGISMPVFWVGEVANLITQSRYHDTWLFSWVPALGYVPLVDDPVGWFKALVIPWFTLAILYIGLYGRVLRASLIEAYQEDFIRTARAKGLSESRILFRHALRTSLITFVSLFGLDFGVLVGGGTLLTEIVFGLQGVGFLTFNALGNLDLPMIMATVMYASFFVVAANAVVDIVYASLDPRVRAGRA
- a CDS encoding ABC transporter ATP-binding protein, producing the protein MKGVDGVSFTVAPGELVSIVGESGSGKSLTSLAVMGLINDPNAIVTGSIRYRGRELIGLSRQALRAVRGDEIAMIFQDPMTAMTPVYTIGWQIAEQIRAHQSLTRKQAHARAIELLGDMGIPNPSVAVDRFPHQLSGGMRQRAMIAMALSCNPSLLIADEPTTALDVTVQAQILRLIEQLRHDHASSIILITHDMGVVAEVADRVMVMYSGRIVEQGPKLPVFIEPGHPYTTGLLQSIPPMSGIKPRRLTAIPGVPPSIADRPIGCRFSPRCMHRYAPCVVDPPLFRRGQQDIACYLAETTAATALTAEVGA
- a CDS encoding ABC transporter ATP-binding protein — encoded protein: MSDDVLLEARHLSKHFHLGGRFTAGGRRTLRAVDDVSLTVRRGETLGLVGESGCGKSTLGRCLLRLYDPSSGTVLFEGTDITQASTRDLRALRPRMQMVFQDPYASLNPRRRVGQLVAEPLRVHPGPDGKNRSDAAIRDRLHELMDLVGLSREHLDRFPHEFSGGQRQRIGIARALALEPSLIVADESVSALDVSVQAQVVNLFMDLQDRLGITYVFIAHDLSVIRQVSQRTAVMYLGALVETGPTDVVFQTPAHPYTGALISAVPQADVRAPRREKIILRGDVPSPMNPPSGCRFHTRCPKAEDRCRVEPPPLRPMGHDRYAACHFPLI
- a CDS encoding LLM class flavin-dependent oxidoreductase, whose protein sequence is MSRRHMILSAFFFNPQGDHRMSWRHPRAPDGEVFDFDFYRGLAETAERAKLDTLFVADHVAIWDSLPSGLAHYANARLEPLTLLSALAAVTRHIGLIATASSSYSEPYNLARTFASLDHISKGRAGWNVVTSAMDEEALNFGRDRTIEHANRYDRAAEYLDVVTALWDSWEDGAVLIDKQSGFFADPARVHRIDHAGPHFRVRGPLNVPRPPQGHPVIFQAGSSEAGKDLAARYADVHFAVTRSIEEGQSYRTEFDQRLAKFGRTPESFKILPGILPIVAASASEAEERQAYLETLMPDAVGIDLLSSWAGIDLSAYPPEGPLPPLPEEATFDGGRTALNRVKALAIQNRSIREIARTIANSGSIPTVAGTPRQVADHLEAWFLAGAADGYNLMFPLLPEDWVNFAEQVVPDLQRRGLFRQDYEPGTLRDRLALPRPENRFATARAHPPVAS
- a CDS encoding DUF427 domain-containing protein; this translates as MPLATQPHRATIPSVVNLLQSPKRVRVVLNGETIVDSRDVLILRSNHFLPVYFFPLEAVRLGVLIASGRTGRHRSGDPTALYALDVKGRRFTDAAWSLAAPRRDLLTPLENRIAFDWHAMDAWYEEDEEVFVHARDPYVRVDALQSSAHIEVVLGGEILAETRRAVLVFETHLPTRFYIPPDDVRMERLVRSDTLTRCPYKGTASYWSVRMRDGSIRPDVVWDYRDPIPEIPKIKGLLAFYPDAVDQIRLDGLPA